TTTTCCCCTACTGTTCCATCTCCTCGTGTTGCCCCTTGAACGAATTTACCATTTTCATATTTCAAAGAAATCGCAAGTCCATCGATTTTAAGCTCGCAACAATAACTAACAGGTTTCCCTGCTAATTTTTGAACGCGCTCGTCAAAATCGTATATATCTTCTTTACTGAACCCATCATTCAAACTATACATCTGAACTTCATGAGTAACCTTTTCAAATCCCTGTAAAATTTTTCCGCCAACACGTTGTGTAGGAGAATCAGAAGTAATCAAGTCTGGGAACTCAGTTTCTATGTCTACTAATTCTTTATATAATCGATCATATACATAATCTTCTACCGTTGGTTTGTCTGCAACATAATATTCATGTGCGTATTGATTCAACTGCACTCGTACCTCTTTTGCCTTATCTGTTGCTTCAGCCAATGTTAACGGCACATCCGCCATAAATGACCCTCCTAAAATTAAAAGTGTAGTGAGCTCGTTTAGCCTTGAATGAAAAATAGAAAATAATGACTGAGGGCTTTTTCCTCATTCAGTATTTTTCTTTTTTCCGAACGGCTAGCTCACGAAACTAGACATCATTAAAAGTGTAGTGCGCTCGTTTAGCTTTGATTGAAAAATAGAAAATAATGACTAAAGGCTTCTTCCTCATTCAGTATTTTTCTTTTTTCCGAACGGCTAGCTCACTCATATTTTATATTTTTTCAATCGGAGCAAATGCTGCTAATAAGCGTTTAATCCCTTTTTCTGGAAAGGCAACGTCCAGTTCTAAATCCTTAGCAGTACCGCCAACTCGGACGACTGTACCTGTTCCCCATGCTTTATGTCTGACTTTATCTCCTGCTTGCCAAGCCATTGATTCCCCGCCGCTTTCAACTTTATCTGTTACTGGTTGTTTGGTTGGTTGAGCATAGGCTGGTTTGAATACTTTCGGTTCAAATGTTCTAGCTGGTACTTTAGATGCAGCAATCGAACCTTGTAAATCTAATAACTCTTCATCGATTTCATCTAAGAACCTGCTTGGACGATTGTATTGCGTCCGTCCGTATAATGTTCTGGAAAACGCGTTAGTTATATACAATATTTCTTCCGCACGTGTGATTCCTACATATGCCAAACGGCGTTCTTCTTCTAATTCGCTTTCTTCCAGCATAGCACGTGATAAAGGAAAGACGCCTTCTTCCATACCAATTAAAAACACCACTGGAAATTCAAGTCCTTTGGCTGCATGTAATGTCATCAATGTCACTTGTGACGTACTTTCTTCTAAATTGTCAAGATCTGAAACAAGCGCTAGGTCATTTAGAAAGACAGCTAATTTTTCATCTGGCGCATCTGCTTCCTCTTCATCTTGACGTTCATAACGTTTATCAAATTCTTGTGTAACCGTTAAGAACTCATCCAAGTTTTCTAAACGCGCTTGGGATTCTAAATTGTTTTGTCTAACTAATTCTTCCCGATACCCGCTACGTTCTAAGACTTCTTTCACTAGTTCAGTAATCGTTAAATAAGGAATCATCTGTGTTAAATCTTGGATCATCATGCCAAAACTACCTAATTCTTTACCTGCTTTGCCGGAAATATTGGCCAAATCTACATTTTGAGAAGCTTCTAGTAAAGACCAGCCATGCATCTGAGAAAAACTTCGTAATTTCTCCACAGAACTTTTACCAATTCCTCGTTTTGGTTCATTGACCACTCGCTCAAAACTAAGAGAGTCCATTGGATTGGAGATAATGTTCAAATAGCCTAAAATATCTTTGATTTCTTTACGGTCATAGAACTTATGCCCCCCGACCATTGTATATGGAATATTTGATTTCAATAACATTTCTTCCATTACCCGAGATTGCGCATTTGTTCGATACAAAACAGCAAAATCGCCATAAATACGATCTTTATCTCGCATTTCTTTTTGGATTTGCCCAACAATAAACTGTGTTTCATCTCGTTCGTTATCACCACGATAGTAAACGATTTTTTCTCCATCTGTATTTTCAGTCCAAAGCTGTTTGTCTCGGCGATTGCGATTATTCTGAATCACGTTATTCGCTGCATCAAGGATTTTCTTTGTTGAACGGTAATTTTGTTCCAGCAAAATTACCGAAGCATCTGGATAATCTTTTTCAAAGTCTAAAATGTTTTGCATATCCGCTCCACGCCAGCCATAAATACTTTGATCCGCATCACCAACGACACAAAGATTTTTAAACCGCTCTGCTAGCATATTAACTAAGGTATACTGGGCATGGTTGGTATCTTGATATTCGTCAACATGAATATAATGGAAT
The DNA window shown above is from Enterococcus sp. 4G2_DIV0659 and carries:
- the pcrA gene encoding DNA helicase PcrA; amino-acid sequence: MAQENALIQGMNPRQKEAVLHTEGPLLVMAGAGSGKTRVLTHRIAYLIEEKDVNPWNILAITFTNKAAKEMRERVGKLLETGGNDVWVSTFHSMCVRILRRDVDHIGYNRNFTIIDTSEQRTLMKRILNELNIDVKKYDPRSILGTISNAKNELQTPEKVEELQGTPYEEVVAKCYKMYQKELRNNQCMDFDDLIMNTIRLFNEHPDSLAYYQNKFHYIHVDEYQDTNHAQYTLVNMLAERFKNLCVVGDADQSIYGWRGADMQNILDFEKDYPDASVILLEQNYRSTKKILDAANNVIQNNRNRRDKQLWTENTDGEKIVYYRGDNERDETQFIVGQIQKEMRDKDRIYGDFAVLYRTNAQSRVMEEMLLKSNIPYTMVGGHKFYDRKEIKDILGYLNIISNPMDSLSFERVVNEPKRGIGKSSVEKLRSFSQMHGWSLLEASQNVDLANISGKAGKELGSFGMMIQDLTQMIPYLTITELVKEVLERSGYREELVRQNNLESQARLENLDEFLTVTQEFDKRYERQDEEEADAPDEKLAVFLNDLALVSDLDNLEESTSQVTLMTLHAAKGLEFPVVFLIGMEEGVFPLSRAMLEESELEEERRLAYVGITRAEEILYITNAFSRTLYGRTQYNRPSRFLDEIDEELLDLQGSIAASKVPARTFEPKVFKPAYAQPTKQPVTDKVESGGESMAWQAGDKVRHKAWGTGTVVRVGGTAKDLELDVAFPEKGIKRLLAAFAPIEKI